The following proteins come from a genomic window of Leguminivora glycinivorella isolate SPB_JAAS2020 chromosome 6, LegGlyc_1.1, whole genome shotgun sequence:
- the LOC125226833 gene encoding suppressor of hairless protein — translation MPHQFGAGLGGAPTGESPPPQHGALFPRYASAAGPGAGAYRPDERRLTREAMERYLRDRADMVVVILHAKVAQKSYGNEKRFFCPPPCIYLFGDGWRLRRERMLREGETEQAAQLCAFIGIGNSDQDMQQLDLNNGKQYCAAKTLYISDSDKRKHFMLSVKMFYGNGHDIGIFNSKRIKVISKPSKKKQSLKNADLCIASGTKVALFNRLRSQTVSTRYLHVENGNFHASSTQWGAFTIHLLDDNESESEEFAVRDGYVHYGSTVKLVCSVTGMALPRLIIRKVDKQMALLEADDPVSQLHKCAFYMKDTERMYLCLSQERIIQFQATPCPKEPNKEMINDGACWTIISTDKAEYQFYEGMGPVRSPVTPVPLVHSLNLNGGGDVAMLELAGDNFTPSLQVWFGDVEAETMYRCAESMLCVVPDISQFRGQWLWVRQPTQVPVSLVRNDGIIYATGLTFTYTPEPGPRPACAPVDDVMRPEAAATTAWHHEPHAAHPAHPTHALQ, via the exons ATGCCGCACCAGTTCGGCGCGGGCCTGGGCGGCGCGCCGACGGGCGagtcgccgccgccgcagcaCGGCGCGCTGTTCCCGCGCTACGCCAGCGCGGCCGGCCCCGGCGCCGGCGCCTACCGCCCCGACGAGCGCCGCCTCACGCGCGAGGCCATGGAGCGCTACCTGCGCGACCGCGCCGACATGGTCGTCGTCATACTGCACGCTAAAGTCGCGCAGAAGTCTTACGGCAACGAGAAACGGTTTTTCTGCCCGCCGCCCTGTATATACCTATTTGGTGATGGCTGGCGGCTGCGGCGCGAGCGCATGCTGCGCGAGGGCGAGACGGAGCAGGCGGCCCAGCTCTGCGCCTTCATAGGTATAGGAAACTCCGACCAGGACATGCAGCAGCTCGACCTGAACAATGGGAAACAGTACTGTGCGGCTAAAACCCTGTACATATCGGACTCTGACAAGAGAAAACACTTTATGCTATCGGTTAAGATGTTTTATGGAAACGGACATGACATAGGTATATTCAATAGTAAGAGAATTAAAGTCATTTCGAAGCCTTCTAAGAAGAAGCAGTCGTTGAAGAATGCAGACTTATGTATTGCGAGTGGTACGAAGGTAGCTTTATTCAATCGCCTAAGGTCACAGACGGTGTCGACTAGATATCTGCATGTAGAGAATGGGAACTTTCATGCATCATCAACTCAGTGGGGAGCGTTCACGATTCACCTGCTGGACGACAATGAGAGTGAATCAGAGGAATTTGCAGTGCGAGATGGATATGTTCACTATGGGTCCACTGTGAAGCTGGTCTGCTCGGTGACAGGCATGGCTTTGCCTAGGCTAATAATAAGAAAG GTAGACAAACAAATGGCCCTTCTAGAGGCGGACGATCCAGTCTCCCAGCTCCACAAATGCGCGTTCTATATGAAGGACACAGAACGCATGTATCTGTGCCTATCGCAGGAGCGAATCATACAGTTCCAAGCCACGCCATGCCCTAAGGAGCCAAATAAGGAGATGATCAATGATGGGGCCTGTTGGACCATTATCTCGACAGATAAAGCGGAGTACCAGTTTTATGAAGGCATGGGACCTGTCAG GTCACCAGTGACGCCTGTCCCTCTCGTCCACTCCCTCAACCTCAACGGCGGCGGTGACGTGGCCATGCTAGAACTGGCTGGAGACAACTTCACGCCGTCCCTCCAAGTGTGGTTCGGGGATGTGGAGGCTGAGACCATGTACCGCTGTGCGGAGTCTATGCTCTGTGTCGTGCCGGATATATCGCAGTTCAGGGGGCAGTGGCTGTGGGTGCGGCAGCCTACGCAG GTGCCCGTGTCCCTCGTCCGCAACGACGGCATCATCTACGCCACGGGGCTCACGTTCACATACACGCCCGAGCCGGGCCCGCGGCCGGCCTGCGCGCCCGTCGATGACGTCATGCGCCCCGAAGCCGCCGCCACCACAGCCTGGCACCACGAGCCGCACGCCGCCCACCCGGCGCACCCCACACATGCACTACAGTAA